A stretch of Brachyhypopomus gauderio isolate BG-103 chromosome 3, BGAUD_0.2, whole genome shotgun sequence DNA encodes these proteins:
- the hint2 gene encoding histidine triad nucleotide-binding protein 2, mitochondrial isoform X1 codes for MTSRNILQSRWFLPFMHNLQRPFVHVQSKCMSTHSDEVRLAREASKKYGGPAPTIFSKIIEKTIPADIIYEDDKCLAFRDVSPQAPVHFLVIPRTPIPRISEVHDDDALLLGHLLVVAKNLAKREGLAEGYRLVINDGKNGAQSVYHLHLHVLGGRQMGWPPG; via the exons ATGACCTCCCGAAATATTTTGCAATCCCGATGGTTTTTGCCGTTTATGCACAATTTGCAACGGCCTTTTGTACATGTCCAG AGTAAGTGCATGTCCACGCACAGCGACGAAGTGCGCTTGGCGAGGGAAGCCAGTAAGAAGTACGGAGGCCCCGCGCCAACTATATTCTCTAAAATTATTGAAAAGACCATTCCTGCAGACATAATATATGAAGATGATAAG TGTCTCGCGTTCAGGGACGTAAGTCCCCAGGCCCCTGTGCACTTCCTGGTTATTCCGAGGACTCCTATTCCAAGGATCAGTGAAGTTCATGATGATGATGCCCTG CTCCTTGGTCACCTCTTGGTAGTGGCTAAAAACCTGGCAAAGAGAGAAGGACTTGCTGAAGGGTACAGACTGG TGATTAATGATGGGAAGAATGGGGCTCAATCCGTGTACCATTTACACCTTCATGTCCTTGGAGGTCGACAGATGGGCTGGCCACCGGGATAA
- the hint2 gene encoding histidine triad nucleotide-binding protein 2, mitochondrial isoform X2 — MSTHSDEVRLAREASKKYGGPAPTIFSKIIEKTIPADIIYEDDKCLAFRDVSPQAPVHFLVIPRTPIPRISEVHDDDALLLGHLLVVAKNLAKREGLAEGYRLVINDGKNGAQSVYHLHLHVLGGRQMGWPPG; from the exons ATGTCCACGCACAGCGACGAAGTGCGCTTGGCGAGGGAAGCCAGTAAGAAGTACGGAGGCCCCGCGCCAACTATATTCTCTAAAATTATTGAAAAGACCATTCCTGCAGACATAATATATGAAGATGATAAG TGTCTCGCGTTCAGGGACGTAAGTCCCCAGGCCCCTGTGCACTTCCTGGTTATTCCGAGGACTCCTATTCCAAGGATCAGTGAAGTTCATGATGATGATGCCCTG CTCCTTGGTCACCTCTTGGTAGTGGCTAAAAACCTGGCAAAGAGAGAAGGACTTGCTGAAGGGTACAGACTGG TGATTAATGATGGGAAGAATGGGGCTCAATCCGTGTACCATTTACACCTTCATGTCCTTGGAGGTCGACAGATGGGCTGGCCACCGGGATAA
- the LOC143509259 gene encoding long-chain-fatty-acid--CoA ligase ACSBG2-like: MSASDCEQLSNSNGTCSLETETQRFPKVSSPMQATQHHLGGSQALQGSKAQLNGLPVSSMGSTNASPVVEEVQEVFLVDGSGTSSPTTDSNAEFLEGIKSLSLSDANIECDLRLAESIEKTATAGAPVSPARREDEPSPVKWDSCLAPAEQYWISERDRAVKLRMAASGHGSEQPLTINQMFQDTVDRFGDLPALRSKKDGVWVTLTYKQYQQACRAAAKGFLKLGLERFHGVGILGFNSPEWYIANVGSIMAGGLATGIYTTNSPEACQYVAHNCEANVVVVENNKQLLKILQVKEQLPHLKAVVQYKGELENKLPNVYTWSEFIKLGAEVSDTQLDAVINSQKPNQCCSLIYTSGTTGNPKGVMLSHDNISWLAYATGLNLNLTPGTETLVSYLPLSHIAAQVNDIWIGMRFAGISYFAEPDALKGSLANTLREVRPTSILGVPRVWEKMQEAMKVIGAKSSVFKKKIADWAKGIGLQASYNAMNGDPSVPWGFTLANHLVFQRVRAGLGLDQSKLCFTGAAPITKDTLEYFMSLNIPVYELYGMSECTGPHTLSWPHNFRITSCGRVISGCKTRLDKPDADGNGEVCIWGRHVFMGYLNMPDRTEEALDAEGWLHSGDLGKHDTDGYLYITGRIKELIITAGGENIPPVPIEDMVKEEVPIVSSAMLVGDKRKFLSMLLTLRCNVDENSEPTDELAPLAVGFCQQHGVTSTKVSEIINNKEPAIYKAIQEGLDRVNAKATSNAQRIQKWTVLSRDFSIAGGELGPTMKLKRPVVAKMYKEEIEEFYRE; encoded by the exons ATGTCTGCCAGTGATTGCGAGCAACTCAGCAACTCTAATGGAACTTGTTCATTGGAAACTGAAACTCAGAG ATTCCCAAAGGTCTCTAGCCCTATGCAAGCTACTCAGCACCATCTCGGAGGAAGCCAGGCACTCCAGGGCTCCAAAGCACAGCTGAACGGATTGCCCGTTTCCTCGATGGGGAGCACCAATGCAAGTCCTGTGGTTGAGGAAGTGCAGGAGGTCTTTTTAGTAGATGGTTCAGGAACCAGCAGTCCTACCACAGACTCAAACGCTGAGTTTTTGGAGGGGATCAAATCTTTATCACTGTCTGACGCAAACATTGAGTGTGACTTGAGGTTGGCTGAGAGCATTGAGAAAACGGCAACAGCAGGAGCCCCCGTGAGCCCAG CTCGGCGTGAGGATGAACCCAGCCCTGTGAAGTGGGATTCGTGCCTGGCTCCGGCAGAGCAGTACTGGATCTCCGAGAGGGACAGGGCAGTGAAACTGAGGATGGCTGCCTCGGGTCATGGGTCTGAGCAGCCCCTCACCATCAATCAGATGTTCCAGGACACGGTGGACAGGTTCGGCGACCTCCCGGCTCTGCGGTCAAAGAAGGACGGGGTGTGGGTCACGCTGACCTATAAGCAGTACCAGCAGGCATGTCGGGCCGCAGCCAAGGGCTTCCTCAAG CTGGGACTGGAGCGTTTCCATGGTGTTGGTATTCTGGGTTTCAATTCTCCTGAGTGGTACATCGCCAACGTTGGCAGTATCATGGCTGG TGGACTTGCGACTGGGATCTACACCACTAACTCCCCAGAAGCGTGCCAGTACGTTGCTCATAACTGCGAAGCCAACGTCGTGGTTGTGGAAAACAATAAACAGCTTTTGAAAATCCTTCAG GTTAAGGAACAGCTTCCTCATTTGAAGGCAGTCGTTCAATATAAGGGTGAACTGGAGAATAAGTTGCCCAATGTTTATACG TGGTCTGAATTTATCAAGCTTGGAGCCGAGGTTTCAGATACTCAGCTGGATGCTGTGATTAACAGTCAAAAGCCTAACCAGTGCTGCAGTCTGATCTACACCTCAGGAACCACGGGCAACCCCAAAGGAGTCATGCTGAGTCATGATAAC ATCTCATGGCTCGCATATGCGACGGGCCTCAACTTGAATCTGACTCCAGGGACGGAGACTTTGGTGAGCTACCTGCCCCTCAGCCACATAGCAGCTCAAGTTAATGACATATGGATCGGAATGAGGTTTGCTGGCATCTCCTACTTTGCCGAGCCAGATGCGTTGAAG GGCTCATTGGCCAACACCCTGAGAGAGGTACGACCCACCAGCATCTTGGGTGTGCCACGTGTGTGGGAGAAGATGCAGGAAGCGATGAAAGTCATCGGCGCAAAGTCCTCCGTCTTCAAGAAGAAAATAGCCGATTGGGCCAAGGGCATAGGACTGCAGGCCAGCTACAATGCCATGAATGG CGATCCCTCCGTGCCGTGGGGCTTCACGCTGGCCAATCACCTGGTCTTCCAGAGAGTGCGTGCGGGACTCGGCCTGGACCAGAGCAAGCTCTGCTTCACGGGCGCCGCTCCCATCACCAAGGACACGCTGGAGTACTTCATGAGTCTCAACATCCCCGTGTACGAGCTGTACGGCATGAGCGAGTGCACCGGCCCCCACACCCTGTCCTGGCCCCACAACTTCCGCATCACCAG CTGTGGTAGAGTGATTTCAGGCTGCAAAACCAGGCTGGACAAGCCTGACGCCGACGGCAACGGAGAGGTGTGCATCTGGGGCCGGCATGTCTTCATGGGCTACCTCAACATGCCCGACAGGACGGAGGAAGCCCTGGACGCAGAGGGCTGGCTCCACTCAGGAGACCTGGGGAAACACGACACAGACGGCTACCTGTACATCACGGGCAGGATTAAAG AGCTAATAATCACCGCTGGAGGAGAGAACATTCCACCAGTGCCCATCGAGGACATGGTCAAGGAGGAAGTGCCCATCGTCAGCAGTGCCATGTTGGTGGGAGACAAAAGGAAGTTCCTCTCCATGCTCCTCACTCTCAGG TGTAACGTCGACGAGAACAGCGAGCCCACAGACGAGCTGGCCCCACTGGCGGTGGGGTTCTGCCAACAGCACGGAGTCACCTCCACCAAAGTGTCTGAGATCATCAACAACAAGGAGCCAGCCATTTACAAGGCCATCCAGGAGGGGCTGGACAGAGTCAATGCCAAGGCCACGTCCAATGCACAGAGGATCCAGAAGTGGACTGTCCTGTCTCGAGACTTCTCCATAGCTGGGGGAGAACTCG GTCCTACCATGAAACTGAAGAGACCGGTTGTCGCAAAAATGTACAAAGAAGAAATTGAAGAGTTTTACAGGGAATGA
- the mrps30 gene encoding large ribosomal subunit protein mL65, whose translation MASYSRLPLQSFLLTQSSRVICSRKVETAAPKPLYPPVLPSRTAKSKSAKRRVLLEFFDGLRGAEPQEKIRALTRTQRMKYVIYPQTFALGADRWYQHYTKTTYLPGLPEKFGTSAEVKTESGPVGPPRSVLDEAAYSDLRSVARNALLQEYWYLQKGRTFVQKEQEHFVKPFLANLVSGLVNCLVSKNPVLRESSLDFNPQVNFYWINGERTIPRGHRRGRVEPRRFQIDDKPHSQIRIPQQLPEFMPLEAEIPAEVPVIQVAPDCLPLFRRQYANNISTGAKPNDPFTYGHTQFHVVPNKFHIDRLEKKNLLDHVEVFLRANAIASLFAWTGAQAMYQGFWSEQDVSRPFTSQAVITDGKRFSFYCYQLNTLALSSLNNPDNPRKNVCWGTPSLRLYESVTDGDVLGWNDAVFTLLVQFLLNRPVN comes from the exons ATGGCGTCTTACAGCAGGCTGCCCTTGCAGTCGTTTCTGTTGACACAGTCGTCGCGTGTCATTTGCAGCAGGAAGGTTGAGACTGCCGCACCGAAACCTTTATACCCGCCGGTCCTGCCGTCTCGCACAGCCAAAAGTAAATCTGCGAAGAGACGGGTACTGCTTGAGTTCTTCGATGGGCTGCGTGGAGCCGAGCCGCAGGAGAAGATCAGAGCCCTGACGCGCACGCAGCGCATGAAATACGTGATTTACCCGCAGACGTTTGCACTGGGGGCGGACAGGTGGTATCAGCATTACACCAAGACGACATACCTCCCCGGGCTTCCCGAGAAATTCGGGACGTCAGCTGAAGTGAAGACGGAGTCGGGACCGGTCGGCCCGCCGCGGTCGGTGCTGGACGAAGCTGCGTATTCTGATCTGCGGTCAGTGGCCCGCAACGCTCTCCTCCAAGAGTACTGGTACTTGCAGAAAGGAAGGACGTTTGTTCAGAAAGAGCAGGAACATTTTGTTAAACCTTTTTTGGCGAATCTAGTGTCGGGTCTCGTTAATTGCCTGGTCAGCAAAAATCCTGTGCTCCGAGAGTCGAGTTTAG ATTTTAACCCTCAGGTCAACTTTTACTGGATAAATGGGGAGAGGACTATTCCAAGAGGACATAGGAGAGGCAGAGTCGAGCCACGGAGGTTCCAAATTGATGACAAACCTCACAGCCAGATAAGGATTCCCCAGCAGCTACCTGAG TTCATGCCACTTGAGGCAGAGATACCTGCTGAAGTTCCAGTAATCCAGGTTGCTCCTGACTGTCTCCCATTGTTCAGAAGGCAATACGCCAACAACATCTCTACAG GTGCTAAACCGAATGACCCGTTCACGTACGGTCACACACAGTTCCATGTGGTCCCTAATAAGTTCCACATTGATAGACTGGAAAAGAAAAACCTTCTTGATCACGTTGAGGTATTTTTGAGGGCCAATGCTATCGCAAGCCTCTTTGCATGGACAGGAGCACAGGCCATGTATCAGG gaTTCTGGAGTGAGCAGGATGTGAGCAGGCCGTTCACGTCCCAGGCTGTTATCACAGATGGCAAGCGCTTCTCTTTCTACTGCTACCAGCTCAACACGCTAGCCCTGAGCTCGCTAAACAACCCAGACAACCCCCGGAAAAACGTGTGCTGGGGCACACCCAGCCTGCGTCTGTACGAGAGCGTCACAGACGGAGACGTGCTTGGCTGGAATGACGCCGTATTCACACTGCTTGTGCAGTTCCTGCTGAATAGGCCTGTGAATTAG